Proteins from a genomic interval of bacterium BMS3Abin14:
- the sigA gene encoding RNA polymerase sigma factor SigA encodes MAKKKDESFSGDPEKNFKPPGTSSSASKDPIKLYLQEIRRTRLLRPEEELELARRVSESDDDARREMIECNLRLVVNIAKRYIHRGLPLLDLIDEGNLGLIRAVEKFDYRRGFRFSTYATWWIRQAVERAIVNQARIIRLPVHVSETINKVLKAERQLMRDLGRDPLPQDISEHLDMPISKVHNILQLVRRTSSIDAPVGADEKQELIDLIEDKKAVSPSAMVENEKRVSLIYGWLDELHENEKEIIIMRFGLDDGEPKTLEAIGLSYGVTRERIRQIEATAIRKLKKITMRLNISLDEII; translated from the coding sequence ATGGCCAAAAAAAAGGACGAATCATTTTCCGGGGATCCTGAAAAAAATTTCAAACCTCCAGGAACATCATCATCCGCATCGAAGGACCCCATAAAGCTATACCTCCAGGAGATACGGAGGACAAGACTGCTTCGCCCTGAAGAGGAACTGGAACTTGCCAGGCGCGTTTCCGAATCCGACGACGACGCCAGACGTGAGATGATCGAATGCAACCTTCGTCTGGTGGTCAACATCGCCAAAAGGTATATCCACCGGGGGCTGCCGCTTCTGGACCTCATTGACGAGGGTAATCTGGGCCTTATCCGGGCTGTCGAAAAATTTGACTACAGGAGGGGATTCAGGTTCAGCACCTATGCCACCTGGTGGATTCGTCAGGCGGTTGAGAGGGCGATCGTCAATCAGGCACGGATTATAAGACTGCCCGTGCACGTATCTGAGACCATAAACAAGGTCCTGAAGGCGGAACGCCAGCTCATGCGGGATTTAGGCAGGGATCCTCTCCCGCAGGACATATCCGAACATCTTGATATGCCCATTTCCAAGGTTCATAACATCCTTCAGTTAGTCAGGCGAACCTCCTCCATTGACGCCCCTGTCGGCGCTGACGAGAAACAGGAGCTGATTGACCTTATCGAGGATAAAAAAGCCGTGTCGCCCTCGGCAATGGTCGAGAATGAAAAGAGGGTTTCATTAATTTATGGATGGCTGGACGAGCTCCACGAGAACGAAAAAGAGATCATTATCATGCGGTTCGGCCTTGACGACGGGGAACCGAAGACCCTTGAGGCTATAGGATTGAGCTATGGCGTCACGAGGGAAAGGATCCGTCAGATCGAAGCAACTGCGATCAGAAAGCTGAAAAAAATCACCATGAGGCTCAACATCTCCCTGGATGAAATCATTTAG
- the nlpD gene encoding murein hydrolase activator NlpD precursor has protein sequence MISFLRPCRKDLVKFNIRLWFLIPVIMLTVACAQYGGVRSERGAPQYSADFGGVYHTVEKGQTLWRIAKAYGVELETLQWVNGIEDVTAIPVGRRLFIPGARRVLHVEPYHPGLLKPPSPGVVRIAWPLTATISSGFGLRNGKKHQGIDLPAPVGTPVRAAADGKVVYSGHGMRGYGNVVVLKHADEVSTVYAHNSVILVRMGDRVKKGQIISRVGKTGWATGPHLHFEVRVRGVPENPMAYLPRT, from the coding sequence TTGATTAGCTTTTTGCGGCCCTGTCGGAAGGACCTTGTGAAATTTAATATTCGACTGTGGTTCCTGATTCCTGTTATTATGCTTACGGTCGCTTGTGCCCAGTACGGGGGGGTGCGCAGCGAAAGGGGCGCTCCGCAATACTCCGCGGACTTCGGAGGCGTTTACCATACCGTGGAGAAGGGCCAGACCCTGTGGCGTATCGCGAAGGCCTACGGGGTGGAACTGGAAACCCTTCAATGGGTTAACGGTATTGAGGATGTAACGGCCATTCCGGTTGGCCGCAGGCTCTTCATCCCCGGCGCCAGGAGGGTTCTGCATGTCGAGCCCTATCACCCCGGCCTTTTAAAACCGCCTTCTCCCGGGGTCGTCCGGATTGCCTGGCCTCTCACAGCTACTATCTCCTCCGGGTTCGGGCTCAGGAATGGGAAAAAACACCAGGGTATAGATCTCCCCGCTCCCGTCGGGACACCCGTCAGGGCGGCGGCCGATGGAAAAGTGGTTTACAGCGGCCATGGCATGAGAGGATACGGAAATGTGGTTGTCCTCAAGCATGCCGATGAGGTATCGACTGTTTATGCCCACAACTCGGTCATCCTCGTGAGGATGGGCGACCGTGTCAAGAAGGGGCAGATCATTTCCAGAGTCGGAAAAACAGGATGGGCAACGGGACCTCATCTCCACTTCGAGGTGCGTGTGCGCGGGGTTCCAGAAAATCCCATGGCGTACCTTCCGAGGACCTGA
- a CDS encoding SNARE associated Golgi protein, translating into MSGLVQWVIAWSHNPSSVIALFGLAFAESSFFPIPPDVLLIAMALIRPREAFVFALVCSAGSLIGGMFGYFLGWVGGRPLLHRFFSEAKINMVKDAYEKYEVWAIGIAGFTPIPYKVFTLSAGTFAIPFIPFAAVSAISRSARFFLVAGSIFLWGEEMKVLIERYFNWFTLVFVALLLGGFLILKPLVKRNSSQTDN; encoded by the coding sequence ATGAGCGGACTAGTCCAGTGGGTCATTGCCTGGTCCCATAACCCATCGAGCGTCATTGCCCTCTTCGGACTGGCTTTCGCAGAATCCTCATTCTTTCCCATTCCGCCCGACGTCCTTCTCATCGCCATGGCACTCATTCGCCCCAGGGAAGCTTTTGTTTTTGCCCTCGTCTGCTCCGCCGGTTCCCTTATCGGAGGCATGTTCGGGTACTTCCTGGGCTGGGTGGGAGGACGGCCGCTGCTCCACCGGTTTTTTTCCGAGGCGAAAATCAACATGGTGAAGGACGCCTACGAGAAGTATGAAGTGTGGGCTATCGGTATTGCCGGCTTCACCCCCATTCCCTACAAGGTGTTCACCCTGTCGGCTGGAACCTTTGCCATCCCGTTTATCCCGTTTGCCGCGGTCTCGGCCATCAGCCGAAGCGCCAGGTTTTTCCTGGTGGCGGGATCCATTTTCCTTTGGGGTGAGGAGATGAAAGTCCTCATCGAGCGGTATTTCAACTGGTTCACGCTGGTATTCGTGGCGCTCCTTCTGGGCGGTTTTCTTATCCTGAAACCACTGGTGAAGCGAAACAGTAGCCAGACGGATAATTGA
- the pcm gene encoding protein-L-isoaspartate O-methyltransferase has translation MNRKAGRLDWARKKMVDSQLVPRGIKDPRVLEAMRKVPRHLFVQETQRGSAYEDYPLPIGDGQTISQPFMVALMTEALNLTGEESVLEVGTGSGYQTAVLAELSCKVYSVERIPSLAGQARKTLDSLGYKNILVRLSDGSLGWPEYAPFDRIMVTAGAPSIPEPLVEQLAEGGILVVPVGSSLSQELVQVTRKQDGSVSQRKMGGCVFVRLVGKHGWETNGR, from the coding sequence TTGAACCGCAAGGCCGGAAGGCTCGACTGGGCCAGAAAAAAGATGGTGGATAGCCAGCTCGTGCCCAGGGGGATAAAGGACCCCCGAGTGCTGGAAGCCATGAGGAAGGTACCCAGGCACCTTTTTGTCCAGGAGACCCAACGTGGGAGCGCGTATGAAGACTATCCGCTCCCCATAGGCGATGGGCAGACCATATCCCAACCTTTCATGGTTGCGCTCATGACGGAAGCGCTGAACCTCACCGGGGAGGAGTCTGTCCTCGAGGTAGGGACCGGGTCCGGGTACCAGACTGCTGTTCTCGCGGAGCTCTCCTGCAAGGTCTATTCGGTTGAGAGGATACCATCCCTTGCCGGGCAGGCCCGGAAGACCCTTGATTCCCTGGGCTATAAAAACATTCTCGTTCGTCTCTCCGACGGTTCCCTGGGGTGGCCGGAATACGCGCCCTTTGATCGCATCATGGTGACGGCCGGGGCCCCGTCCATCCCGGAGCCCCTGGTGGAACAGCTCGCCGAGGGCGGAATCCTGGTGGTGCCTGTGGGAAGCAGCCTCAGTCAGGAACTTGTCCAGGTGACCCGGAAGCAGGATGGTTCCGTAAGTCAGAGAAAGATGGGAGGCTGCGTTTTTGTCAGACTCGTCGGAAAACACGGCTGGGAGACAAACGGCCGATGA
- the surE gene encoding 5'-nucleotidase SurE, with the protein MIILVTNDDGVNAPGIQALARAMKGLGRVVVAAPDRERSAVSHSLTLHHPLRIERVREDCYAIDGTPTDCIHLGVHVILKGKKPDLIVSGINRGGNLGHNITYSGTVWAAMEGNMMGVPSFAMSLVEAGSLDYGPAGLFALKVGRWVERNGLPEGTILNVNVPDNPRQDLEKFIVTRQGCRQFLESVIEKKDPRERPYFWIGGDQVSVEEDEETDVGAVGRGYISVTPLHSDLTDHDALDAVRSWNGVRERKDNT; encoded by the coding sequence GTGATCATTCTCGTAACCAACGACGATGGCGTCAACGCTCCCGGAATCCAGGCCCTCGCCAGGGCGATGAAGGGGCTTGGCAGGGTGGTGGTCGCCGCCCCCGACAGGGAACGCAGTGCTGTGAGCCACTCCCTGACCCTGCATCATCCACTGAGGATTGAAAGGGTAAGGGAGGATTGTTACGCCATTGACGGTACCCCAACGGACTGTATCCATCTGGGCGTGCACGTGATTCTGAAAGGCAAAAAGCCCGACCTCATCGTGTCGGGTATCAACAGGGGGGGGAATCTCGGCCACAACATAACCTATTCGGGAACGGTATGGGCCGCCATGGAGGGAAACATGATGGGTGTACCCTCCTTCGCCATGTCCCTCGTTGAGGCCGGGAGCCTGGATTACGGACCGGCGGGGCTCTTCGCCCTGAAGGTGGGGCGCTGGGTTGAACGCAACGGCCTCCCCGAGGGCACCATACTGAATGTCAACGTTCCCGACAACCCGCGGCAGGACCTGGAGAAGTTCATCGTCACGCGCCAGGGATGCCGCCAATTTCTCGAGAGCGTTATCGAGAAGAAAGACCCGAGGGAAAGGCCCTACTTCTGGATAGGCGGAGACCAGGTCAGCGTGGAGGAGGACGAAGAAACAGATGTGGGGGCAGTCGGGCGGGGATACATCAGCGTGACACCCCTGCATTCCGATTTAACCGACCATGACGCGCTGGACGCCGTCCGTTCCTGGAACGGCGTTCGGGAAAGGAAGGACAACACTTGA
- the galE_1 gene encoding UDP-glucose 4-epimerase: protein MCPVDTSEKTVLVTGGAGYIGSHTCKALATAGYTPVSLDNLSTGHADLVKWGPLEVGDVGDGKRVKDVLKKYRPSACIHFAGYIQVGESVLDPLKYYRNNVSGSIALLGSLLESGVMSFIFSSSAAVYGIPRISPIPDDYPPAPINPYGESKRIVEGILSDFAAAHGMRSVSLRYFNAAGADPEGESGELHDPETHLIPLVLQAAMGSRPDITVFGNDYQTPDGTCLRDYIHVTDLARAHVLALERIDAGETARAFNLGIGEGFSVMEVIREAERVTEKRVPIVMGGRREGDPAVLVADSSRAKAELGWEPRHSGLNEIIGTAWQFHSGRKEAKR from the coding sequence TTGTGCCCCGTGGATACCAGCGAAAAAACAGTCCTGGTCACCGGCGGCGCGGGATACATCGGCAGTCACACCTGCAAGGCCCTGGCCACGGCCGGATACACTCCAGTCTCTTTGGACAACCTCTCCACCGGTCATGCGGACCTGGTGAAGTGGGGTCCCCTGGAGGTGGGGGATGTAGGTGACGGGAAGAGGGTAAAGGATGTTCTGAAAAAATACCGCCCATCGGCCTGCATCCACTTTGCAGGATACATACAGGTGGGGGAATCGGTCCTGGATCCGCTCAAATACTACCGAAACAACGTTTCGGGGTCTATCGCCCTGCTGGGATCGCTTCTGGAATCCGGCGTGATGAGCTTCATCTTTTCGTCCAGCGCCGCGGTGTACGGTATTCCCCGAATTTCGCCCATCCCCGATGATTACCCTCCAGCCCCCATCAACCCCTACGGCGAATCCAAACGCATCGTGGAGGGCATCCTGAGCGATTTCGCCGCCGCCCACGGGATGAGGTCCGTCTCCCTGCGGTATTTCAATGCCGCCGGGGCGGATCCGGAGGGGGAGTCGGGGGAGCTGCATGACCCGGAAACCCACCTGATACCCCTCGTTCTCCAGGCGGCTATGGGGAGCAGGCCCGACATTACAGTCTTCGGCAACGACTATCAAACTCCGGACGGTACCTGCCTTCGGGACTACATCCACGTCACTGATCTGGCGCGGGCGCACGTCCTGGCATTGGAAAGGATCGACGCCGGCGAAACAGCCAGGGCCTTTAACCTGGGAATCGGAGAGGGGTTCTCGGTTATGGAGGTGATCCGGGAGGCCGAACGGGTGACGGAGAAAAGGGTACCCATTGTCATGGGAGGCAGGAGGGAGGGGGATCCGGCGGTCCTCGTCGCCGATTCCTCAAGGGCAAAGGCCGAGCTGGGTTGGGAGCCAAGGCATTCCGGTCTGAATGAAATCATAGGAACAGCCTGGCAGTTCCATTCAGGGCGGAAAGAGGCAAAACGGTGA
- the tagO_2 gene encoding putative undecaprenyl-phosphate N-acetylglucosaminyl 1-phosphate transferase has translation MGESVYNYVFAFFLAAVLTVLWAPRAISFCRSWNLMDYPGERKAHKEPMPLAGGLLLFPVILAGFSLPLWGDQRLPYVFFAVLIVFTVGILDDLRGVAYSTKFFAQVTAALLVVQCGIRINLLHFGIFGNLSSSEENLFSVLLTVFWIVGLTNAVNLIDGLDGLATALSLNAFLGIGAIAFLQGQTALVLFCLVVSGALFGLLKFNLHPARIFLGDSGSLLLGFSVAVIAIIQSAKTTTLMVLLIPILFLAIPMVDTSLAFVRRVSSGNNPFKPDRGHLHHRLLDLNFTPRQTLIYFLAFSFFLGQIAIHLSHRRSLYALTVSLLLVALMIIIIRTLNVYNFNAKIKTVNTKLRSFGKLDGKRPDIRGVYNGTLAAIILMLIFNLGLAAFYVEAGRGVFLAMTLLLPLLAIPDLMDRTENGFARPMFFSNGVIFFLILTMNLSLVLRYQTGFPVEQWLLLSFLLMFIAWFLAARILKGRFSIFLLDPMDFICLNMAGLIIAVFNYSRGIYAPVPLFLILLNTFLLFFIFRILINNTHATFGMRKAYAAMPVILVIAVLFLN, from the coding sequence TTGGGGGAGTCCGTGTACAACTATGTTTTCGCTTTCTTTCTAGCGGCCGTGCTTACGGTTCTGTGGGCGCCGAGGGCCATTTCCTTCTGCCGGTCCTGGAACCTCATGGACTATCCCGGGGAGAGAAAGGCCCACAAGGAACCCATGCCGCTGGCCGGAGGTCTGCTCCTCTTCCCGGTCATTCTCGCTGGTTTCTCTCTGCCCCTTTGGGGCGACCAGCGCTTACCATATGTATTTTTCGCGGTTCTCATCGTTTTCACCGTGGGCATTCTGGATGATCTGCGGGGCGTTGCGTACTCGACGAAATTTTTCGCCCAGGTCACCGCGGCGTTGCTGGTCGTTCAGTGTGGAATTCGAATCAATCTCCTCCATTTCGGGATATTCGGAAATCTTTCTTCCAGCGAGGAAAACCTGTTTTCCGTTCTATTGACAGTCTTCTGGATCGTGGGGTTGACCAACGCCGTTAATCTCATCGACGGTCTGGACGGGCTTGCCACCGCTCTTTCACTCAACGCCTTCCTGGGGATCGGGGCTATCGCCTTCCTGCAGGGGCAGACAGCTCTCGTCCTCTTCTGCCTTGTTGTTTCGGGAGCGCTGTTCGGCCTGCTGAAGTTCAATCTTCACCCTGCCAGGATTTTTCTGGGGGACAGCGGAAGCCTGCTTCTTGGGTTTTCCGTCGCGGTGATCGCCATCATCCAGTCGGCCAAGACAACCACCCTGATGGTCCTGCTCATCCCCATCCTCTTCCTGGCCATTCCCATGGTGGACACGTCCCTCGCCTTCGTGAGAAGGGTATCTTCCGGAAACAATCCCTTCAAGCCGGACAGGGGACACCTGCATCACAGGCTCCTCGACCTCAACTTCACCCCACGCCAGACCCTGATCTATTTCCTGGCTTTTTCCTTTTTTCTTGGCCAGATAGCGATCCATCTCAGCCACCGCCGCAGTCTCTATGCCCTTACTGTCTCTCTGCTCCTGGTCGCCCTCATGATAATCATCATCAGGACCCTCAACGTCTATAACTTCAACGCGAAAATAAAGACGGTCAACACGAAGTTGCGATCATTTGGGAAGTTGGACGGGAAGCGGCCGGACATTAGAGGTGTCTATAACGGCACTTTAGCCGCGATCATCCTGATGCTGATTTTTAATCTCGGTCTGGCCGCATTCTACGTGGAGGCAGGGAGAGGGGTGTTCCTTGCGATGACACTGCTTTTACCGCTTCTTGCCATACCGGATCTTATGGACCGGACGGAAAACGGCTTTGCCAGGCCCATGTTCTTCTCAAATGGGGTCATTTTCTTCCTCATCCTGACCATGAACCTGTCACTGGTCTTACGGTATCAGACCGGGTTTCCAGTTGAACAATGGCTACTTCTCTCCTTCCTTTTGATGTTTATCGCCTGGTTTCTGGCTGCTCGCATTTTGAAGGGGCGGTTCTCGATTTTTCTTCTGGACCCGATGGATTTCATCTGCCTGAACATGGCGGGCCTGATCATTGCCGTTTTCAACTACTCTCGGGGAATTTACGCTCCCGTACCGCTTTTCCTTATCCTGCTCAATACGTTTCTTCTCTTTTTCATCTTTCGGATACTGATAAACAACACCCATGCCACTTTCGGTATGAGAAAGGCCTATGCGGCAATGCCCGTGATCCTGGTTATTGCAGTGCTGTTTTTGAATTAG
- a CDS encoding ribbon-helix-helix protein, copG family: MLALRLPKDIEQRLEALAKRTGRSKSFYAREAILEHLDDLEAVYLSDEILKRVETGQEQTYTLDELERELDLAD; this comes from the coding sequence ATGCTCGCACTACGTTTACCAAAGGACATCGAACAACGCCTGGAAGCGCTGGCAAAGCGCACAGGCCGATCGAAATCATTTTATGCTCGTGAGGCTATCCTTGAACATCTGGACGACCTCGAAGCGGTATACCTTTCCGATGAGATCCTGAAACGGGTCGAAACCGGACAGGAACAAACCTACACCCTTGATGAACTGGAGCGGGAGCTTGACTTGGCGGATTGA
- the relG gene encoding toxin RelG, which translates to MTWRIEATATAKKQLAKLDRKVQSEIVRYLRERISTDEDPRRFGAPLRKELTDRWKYRVGAYRLICEIQDEKVLVLVLMGALQKKHDSHLFPSPDFARF; encoded by the coding sequence TTGACTTGGCGGATTGAAGCCACCGCTACCGCCAAAAAGCAGTTAGCCAAACTTGATCGGAAGGTCCAGTCTGAAATCGTGCGATATCTGCGGGAAAGGATCAGCACGGATGAAGACCCGCGCCGGTTCGGCGCCCCCTTAAGAAAAGAGCTGACCGATCGCTGGAAGTACCGCGTCGGCGCGTATCGTCTTATCTGCGAAATTCAGGACGAAAAAGTTCTGGTGCTGGTTTTGATGGGCGCACTACAGAAAAAACACGACTCACACTTATTCCCCTCACCGGATTTCGCCCGCTTTTAA
- a CDS encoding ribonuclease VapC11 yields MSTLRPPGNSDNSISIPANPKNPGTCVGSNSTRTSISLPSLKSSPRTDPKRDNFTILFLRQKSVILITDIILTEILQGIKNDVKFKSAKDYLLEFPIYGPKNTGTYTRAAQLYRDCRKKGKTVRKTIDCIIAAICIENDLALLHKGADFNSIEACTALRVIRNRC; encoded by the coding sequence ATGTCCACTTTACGACCTCCCGGCAACTCAGACAATTCCATTTCCATTCCAGCCAACCCTAAAAACCCTGGAACCTGTGTAGGCTCAAATTCGACAAGGACGTCGATATCGCTACCCTCATTGAAATCTTCCCCGAGGACAGACCCAAAAAGGGATAATTTTACGATCCTGTTTCTCCGGCAGAAATCGGTGATCTTGATAACAGATATAATCCTCACGGAAATCCTGCAGGGCATAAAAAACGACGTAAAATTCAAGAGCGCAAAAGATTACCTCCTCGAATTTCCAATCTATGGCCCTAAAAACACCGGAACCTACACCAGGGCTGCTCAACTGTACCGGGACTGCAGAAAAAAAGGAAAAACCGTCAGGAAGACGATCGATTGTATTATCGCCGCGATCTGCATTGAAAACGACCTGGCGCTTCTTCATAAGGGTGCGGATTTTAATTCCATCGAGGCGTGTACAGCTCTCAGGGTGATTCGGAACCGTTGTTGA
- the hflC_2 gene encoding modulator of FtsH protease HflC — MKSSIKLTILTVLILAVLIVLSGSYFTLEEGKQAIILQFGRTVGDTITDAGLHFKLPFVQEVRVFEKRLLVWDGDPNQIPTKGREFIWVDTTARWRIADAKKFLENVATEAGAQSRLDDIIDSVVRDEVSNSELVELVRSTSWVIPEGKELEAIPKEREEELKRKIARGREEITRIILANARKIIPQYGIELVDVRIKRLDYVKSVREKVYERMISERKRIAAQFRSEGEGRSAEILGEMERELRQIRSMAYRKVQEIQGKGDAEATKIYGRAYNKDPEFYAFLRTLENYKEGVNGTSTLVLTTDSDFYRYLKSAKPQK, encoded by the coding sequence ATGAAGTCGTCCATCAAGTTAACCATCCTGACCGTCCTGATCCTCGCGGTCCTCATCGTCCTTTCCGGATCGTACTTTACCCTGGAGGAGGGCAAGCAGGCCATCATCCTCCAGTTCGGCCGCACCGTGGGGGACACCATCACCGATGCGGGTCTTCACTTCAAGCTGCCCTTCGTCCAGGAGGTCCGGGTCTTCGAGAAACGCCTTCTCGTGTGGGACGGCGATCCCAACCAGATCCCCACCAAGGGGCGTGAGTTCATCTGGGTGGACACCACGGCGCGCTGGAGGATCGCGGACGCCAAGAAGTTTTTAGAGAATGTCGCCACCGAAGCAGGGGCTCAATCGCGGCTGGACGACATCATCGATTCCGTGGTCCGGGACGAGGTGTCCAACAGCGAGCTGGTGGAACTGGTCCGAAGCACCTCCTGGGTGATCCCCGAGGGCAAGGAACTCGAGGCCATCCCCAAGGAGCGGGAGGAGGAGCTCAAAAGGAAGATCGCTCGTGGGAGGGAGGAGATCACGCGGATCATTTTGGCCAATGCGCGGAAGATCATTCCCCAGTACGGGATCGAGCTTGTGGACGTGAGGATCAAGCGCCTGGACTACGTCAAGAGCGTCCGTGAGAAGGTCTACGAGCGCATGATCTCCGAACGAAAACGCATCGCGGCCCAGTTCAGATCGGAAGGGGAGGGCCGGAGCGCCGAGATCCTGGGAGAGATGGAGCGCGAGCTTAGGCAGATAAGATCCATGGCCTACCGCAAGGTGCAGGAGATCCAGGGCAAGGGTGACGCTGAGGCCACGAAGATCTACGGGCGCGCCTACAACAAGGATCCCGAGTTCTACGCTTTCCTGAGGACCCTGGAGAACTACAAGGAGGGCGTGAACGGCACCAGCACACTGGTGCTTACCACCGACAGCGATTTTTATCGGTATTTAAAATCCGCGAAGCCGCAGAAATAA
- the hflK gene encoding modulator of FtsH protease HflK: MAFKWNPTNGESQPSLDDSLEQIRQKFKGFQGFKGGASFLPSLLILALLAFAAWTSWFTVQPEETGVVQRFGEVSRTAGPGLHFKLPFLIETVKLVPTARVLKEEFGFRTTAVNPGERTQYSGGRSYQDESLMLTGDLNVIDVQWIVQYRIQDPIAYLFNVRDTRKTIRDITEAIMRRAVGNRLGSAVLTTGRVEIASEAKKEIQSILSEYKSGVRLVTVELQDVTPPDPVKPAFNEVNESRQDKERTINQAQEQANREIPKARGVAEQSISEAQGYATERVNRAEGEATRFEAILTQYRSAPQVTRRRLYLEAMGEYLKGVKGIYVVDENQKALVPWISLDSGMSPDVQGGAK; encoded by the coding sequence ATGGCTTTTAAATGGAATCCGACCAACGGAGAGTCCCAGCCGTCCCTCGATGATTCCCTGGAGCAGATCCGCCAGAAGTTCAAAGGGTTCCAGGGGTTCAAGGGCGGAGCGTCCTTCCTGCCTTCCCTCCTCATTCTTGCGCTGCTGGCCTTTGCGGCATGGACCTCCTGGTTCACGGTCCAGCCGGAAGAGACAGGCGTCGTGCAGAGGTTCGGGGAGGTCTCGCGCACGGCCGGCCCGGGGCTTCACTTCAAACTGCCGTTTTTGATCGAGACGGTCAAACTGGTACCAACCGCGCGCGTTCTCAAAGAGGAATTCGGTTTCAGAACCACTGCGGTCAATCCCGGTGAGCGGACACAGTACTCGGGTGGCCGCTCCTACCAGGACGAGTCGCTGATGCTCACGGGGGACCTGAACGTCATCGACGTCCAGTGGATCGTACAGTACCGGATCCAAGACCCCATCGCCTACCTGTTCAACGTGCGTGACACACGGAAGACGATTCGCGACATCACGGAGGCGATCATGCGGCGCGCGGTGGGCAACCGCCTCGGGAGCGCTGTTCTGACCACGGGCCGTGTGGAGATCGCCAGCGAGGCGAAGAAGGAGATCCAGTCGATCCTTTCCGAATACAAATCCGGGGTGCGCCTCGTCACTGTGGAGCTCCAGGACGTGACCCCTCCCGACCCCGTGAAACCGGCCTTTAACGAGGTCAACGAGTCACGGCAGGACAAGGAACGCACCATCAACCAGGCCCAGGAGCAGGCCAACCGGGAGATCCCCAAGGCCCGCGGTGTGGCGGAGCAGAGCATCAGCGAGGCCCAAGGGTACGCCACGGAGCGCGTCAACCGCGCCGAGGGTGAGGCGACCCGCTTCGAGGCCATCCTGACGCAATACCGGAGTGCCCCCCAGGTCACACGGCGGCGGCTGTACCTGGAGGCCATGGGTGAATACCTTAAAGGTGTGAAGGGGATCTACGTCGTGGACGAGAACCAGAAGGCCCTGGTGCCGTGGATAAGTCTCGATTCGGGCATGTCGCCGGATGTGCAAGGGGGTGCGAAATGA